From Vibrio crassostreae, one genomic window encodes:
- a CDS encoding TrkH family potassium uptake protein, whose product MQFRSIIRIVGLLLALFSVSMLAPALVALIYRDGAGVPFVTTFFVLLFCGATCWFPNRRYKHELKARDGFLIVVLFWTVIGSAGALPFLIADNPSVSVTDAFFESFSALTTTGATVIVGLDDLPKAILFYRQFLQWFGGMGIIVLAVAILPVLGIGGMQLYRAEIPGPVKDSKMTPRIAETAKALWYIYLSLTIACAVAFWLAGMSFFDAISHSFSTIAIGGFSTHDASMGYFNSPAINMITVVFLLISACNFSLHFAAFASGGVHPKYYWKDPEFRAFIFIQALLFLVCFLLLLNHHSYDSYYDAFDQALFQTVSISTTAGFTTTGFSEWPLFLPVLLLFSSFIGGCAGSTGGGMKVIRILLLTLQGAREMKRLVHPRAVYTIKVGGSALPQRVVDAVWGFFSAYALVFVVCMLALIATGMDELSAFSAVAATLNNLGPGLGEVAMHFGDVNDKAKWVLIVSMLFGRLEIFTLLILLTPTFWRS is encoded by the coding sequence ATGCAATTTCGCTCAATTATTCGAATCGTCGGATTATTATTAGCACTTTTTAGTGTATCAATGCTTGCTCCTGCGCTCGTCGCACTGATCTATCGAGACGGTGCGGGTGTGCCATTTGTGACGACTTTCTTCGTTCTCTTATTCTGTGGAGCAACTTGCTGGTTTCCCAACCGACGTTATAAGCATGAATTGAAAGCGCGTGATGGCTTTTTGATTGTTGTTTTGTTCTGGACGGTAATCGGCAGTGCGGGTGCTTTACCGTTTTTGATCGCTGATAACCCGAGCGTTTCGGTAACAGACGCTTTCTTCGAATCTTTCTCTGCATTAACCACTACAGGTGCGACGGTGATCGTTGGCCTTGATGATTTACCTAAAGCGATCTTGTTTTATCGCCAGTTTCTGCAGTGGTTTGGTGGTATGGGTATCATCGTATTGGCAGTAGCCATTCTTCCTGTACTGGGCATCGGTGGCATGCAGCTGTACCGTGCTGAAATTCCAGGTCCAGTAAAAGACAGTAAGATGACTCCGCGTATTGCTGAAACGGCAAAAGCACTTTGGTACATCTATTTGAGTCTAACGATTGCTTGTGCAGTGGCGTTCTGGCTAGCAGGGATGAGTTTCTTTGATGCGATCAGCCATAGCTTCTCTACTATTGCGATTGGTGGTTTCTCGACTCACGATGCGAGTATGGGTTATTTCAATAGCCCGGCGATCAACATGATTACCGTCGTGTTCCTGCTTATATCAGCATGTAACTTCTCTCTTCACTTTGCCGCTTTTGCTTCAGGTGGTGTGCACCCTAAATACTATTGGAAAGATCCTGAGTTCCGCGCCTTTATCTTTATTCAAGCGCTACTGTTTTTAGTATGCTTCTTATTGCTGCTTAACCATCACTCTTATGACTCGTATTACGATGCCTTTGACCAAGCATTGTTCCAAACTGTATCTATATCTACGACAGCAGGCTTCACTACTACTGGTTTCTCCGAGTGGCCGCTATTTTTACCGGTTCTGCTTTTGTTCTCTTCTTTTATAGGGGGATGTGCAGGTTCAACCGGTGGCGGTATGAAAGTCATCCGAATATTACTCCTTACGCTGCAAGGTGCTCGTGAAATGAAGCGTCTTGTTCACCCGCGCGCTGTCTATACCATTAAGGTTGGCGGTTCTGCATTACCACAACGTGTCGTGGATGCGGTTTGGGGATTCTTTTCTGCATACGCATTGGTGTTTGTGGTTTGTATGTTGGCGCTTATTGCAACCGGTATGGATGAGCTGAGCGCCTTCTCTGCCGTAGCCGCAACATTGAATAACCTTGGCCCAGGCTTAGGTGAAGTGGCAATGCACTTCGGTGATGTGAATGACAAGGCTAAGTGGGTGTTGATCGTATCTATGCTGTTTGGTCGTTTAGAGATATTCACCTTATTAATTTTATTGACCCCTACGTTTTGGCGTAGCTAA
- the hemG gene encoding menaquinone-dependent protoporphyrinogen IX dehydrogenase, with amino-acid sequence MAKALFLYSSREGQTKKILNYIKEEMNEFECELQDLHTITSVDFAQYDRVLIGASIRYGHLNKKLYQFIDANLTQLQSNKVAFFCVNLTARKEDQGKDTPEGSAYIKKFLLKSPWQPTLIGVFAGALYYPRYNWFDRTMIRFIMNMTGGETDTTKEVEYTNWEKVSLFSKKLQEM; translated from the coding sequence GTGGCAAAAGCTCTATTTTTGTATTCAAGCCGTGAAGGGCAGACCAAGAAAATCTTGAACTATATAAAAGAAGAAATGAATGAGTTCGAATGTGAGCTTCAAGATCTGCACACTATTACTAGTGTCGATTTTGCTCAATACGACAGAGTATTGATTGGCGCATCTATTCGCTATGGCCACCTTAATAAGAAGCTATATCAGTTCATTGATGCCAACCTTACTCAGTTACAATCAAACAAGGTCGCTTTCTTCTGCGTTAACTTAACGGCTCGTAAAGAAGACCAAGGTAAAGATACCCCTGAAGGTAGCGCTTATATTAAGAAGTTTCTTCTTAAGTCACCGTGGCAGCCAACTTTGATCGGTGTATTCGCGGGTGCCCTCTATTACCCACGTTATAACTGGTTCGATAGAACTATGATTCGCTTCATTATGAATATGACAGGCGGAGAAACGGATACAACCAAGGAAGTTGAGTACACAAACTGGGAAAAAGTCTCTTTATTCTCTAAGAAACTGCAAGAGATGTAA
- the ilvY gene encoding HTH-type transcriptional activator IlvY has translation MNIKSLQLFIHLCDSKSFSKTAAAMHVSPSALSRQIQKLEEETGQELLIRDNRSVDLTPAGKHLLPVALRIVGDWQQYNLHLKGGEQELKGEIRIFCSVTASYSHLPELITEFRAIHPYIEFKLSTGDPAQSIDKILNDEADIAISAKPDILPSRLEFETISDIPLSVIIPSGVSSFSQQLQSDKPNWNEVPFIIPEAGTARERANAWFKKMKIKPNIYAQVSGHEAIVSMVALGCGVGIAPDVVINNSPVRDKVDRLKIEPIKPFELGVCCKRAQLDNPLIRAFWQVAEGKYLQD, from the coding sequence ATGAACATAAAATCTCTACAATTATTTATACATTTATGTGATAGCAAGAGTTTCAGCAAAACCGCTGCTGCTATGCATGTCAGTCCTTCAGCGCTGAGCCGTCAGATACAAAAGCTTGAAGAAGAAACAGGACAAGAACTGCTTATCAGAGACAACCGCAGTGTTGATCTCACCCCAGCAGGAAAACACCTATTGCCTGTAGCATTACGCATCGTTGGAGATTGGCAGCAATACAATCTTCATTTGAAAGGTGGAGAGCAAGAGCTTAAAGGTGAGATCCGTATATTTTGTTCAGTAACAGCTAGCTACAGCCACTTACCCGAACTAATTACTGAATTCAGAGCCATTCACCCGTATATTGAATTCAAGCTCTCTACGGGCGATCCTGCTCAATCTATCGACAAAATATTAAATGATGAAGCGGATATTGCTATCTCGGCGAAGCCGGACATCCTTCCTTCAAGGTTAGAATTCGAAACGATTAGCGATATACCACTATCCGTCATAATTCCATCAGGTGTCAGCAGCTTTAGCCAGCAACTTCAGTCTGACAAGCCAAACTGGAATGAAGTGCCTTTTATCATCCCTGAAGCGGGCACGGCGCGTGAACGTGCCAATGCATGGTTCAAAAAGATGAAGATAAAACCCAATATTTACGCTCAGGTTTCAGGGCATGAGGCGATAGTGAGTATGGTGGCGCTAGGTTGTGGGGTAGGAATTGCACCTGATGTGGTAATTAACAATAGCCCTGTAAGAGATAAAGTCGACCGTTTAAAGATAGAACCCATCAAACCCTTTGAGTTGGGTGTTTGCTGCAAGAGAGCACAGTTAGATAACCCATTAATTAGAGCATTTTGGCAGGTCGCCGAAGGAAAATATCTGCAAGACTAA
- the ilvC gene encoding ketol-acid reductoisomerase: MANYFNTLNLREQLDQLGRCRFMDREEFATEAEFLEGKKIVIVGCGAQGLNQGLNMRDSGLDVSYALRQAAIDEKRQSFKNADENGFVVGSYETLIPQADLVINLTPDKQHTNVVETVMPLMKEGAALGYSHGFNVVEEGMQLRSDLTVVMVAPKCPGSEVREEYKRGFGVPTLIAVHPENDPKGEGWDIAKAWAAGTGGHRAGCLESSFVAEVKSDLMGEQTILCGMLQAGSIVSYEKMIADGIEPGYAGKLLQYGWETITEALKFGGVTHMMDRLSNPAKVKAFELSEELKDLMRPLYNKHMDDIISGHFSSTMMADWANDDVNLLGWREETGETAFENYPASDVEISEQEYFDNGILMVAMVRAGVELAFEAMTASGIIDESAYYESLHELPLIANTVARKRLYEMNVVISDTAEYGNYLFANVATPLLREKFMPSVATDVIGRGLGEASNQVDNAKLIEVNEAIRNHPVEYIGEELRSYMSDMKRIAVGG; encoded by the coding sequence ATGGCTAACTATTTCAATACATTAAACCTTCGTGAACAACTAGACCAACTAGGTCGTTGCCGCTTTATGGATCGTGAAGAATTCGCGACAGAAGCTGAATTTCTTGAAGGTAAGAAAATCGTAATTGTTGGTTGTGGTGCTCAAGGCCTAAACCAAGGTCTAAACATGCGTGATTCTGGTCTAGACGTATCTTACGCTCTACGCCAAGCAGCAATTGATGAAAAGCGTCAATCATTCAAAAATGCTGATGAAAATGGCTTTGTTGTAGGTAGCTACGAAACGCTAATCCCTCAAGCAGACCTAGTAATCAACCTTACTCCAGACAAGCAACATACAAATGTTGTTGAAACTGTAATGCCTCTAATGAAAGAAGGTGCTGCACTTGGTTACTCTCACGGCTTTAACGTTGTTGAAGAAGGCATGCAGTTACGTTCTGACCTTACGGTTGTAATGGTTGCTCCTAAGTGTCCTGGTTCTGAAGTTCGCGAAGAGTACAAGCGTGGTTTCGGTGTACCAACACTGATTGCTGTTCACCCAGAGAATGACCCTAAAGGTGAAGGCTGGGATATCGCTAAAGCTTGGGCTGCAGGTACTGGTGGTCACCGTGCAGGTTGCCTAGAGTCTTCTTTCGTAGCGGAAGTTAAATCTGACCTTATGGGTGAGCAAACTATCCTTTGTGGCATGCTACAAGCGGGTTCTATCGTATCTTACGAGAAGATGATTGCTGACGGTATCGAACCTGGCTACGCAGGCAAACTTCTACAATACGGTTGGGAAACGATCACTGAAGCACTTAAGTTTGGTGGCGTAACTCACATGATGGATCGTTTATCTAACCCAGCTAAAGTTAAAGCGTTTGAGCTTTCTGAAGAGCTTAAAGATCTAATGCGTCCGCTTTACAACAAGCACATGGATGACATCATCTCTGGTCACTTCTCTAGCACAATGATGGCTGACTGGGCGAACGATGACGTGAACCTACTAGGCTGGCGTGAAGAGACAGGCGAAACGGCATTCGAAAACTACCCAGCTTCTGACGTAGAAATCTCAGAGCAAGAGTACTTCGACAACGGTATCCTAATGGTTGCTATGGTTCGTGCAGGTGTTGAGCTAGCATTCGAAGCTATGACTGCATCAGGTATCATCGACGAGTCTGCTTACTACGAATCTCTACATGAGCTTCCACTAATCGCAAATACAGTTGCTCGTAAGCGTCTTTACGAAATGAACGTTGTAATCTCAGATACTGCTGAGTACGGTAACTACCTATTCGCTAACGTAGCAACACCGTTACTACGTGAGAAGTTCATGCCTTCAGTAGCAACTGACGTAATCGGCCGCGGTCTAGGTGAAGCATCTAACCAAGTTGATAACGCTAAGCTAATTGAAGTAAACGAAGCTATCCGTAACCACCCTGTAGAGTACATTGGTGAAGAGCTACGTAGCTACATGAGCGACATGAAGCGTATCGCTGTAGGCGGTTAA
- the ubiK gene encoding ubiquinone biosynthesis accessory factor UbiK, protein MFDPKKLEQIAKQIHDSMPQPVKELGSDVDQKVRQVIQGQLNKLDVVSREEFDVQTQVLLRTRQKLTEMEQKLADLEAKIADK, encoded by the coding sequence ATGTTTGATCCAAAAAAACTAGAGCAGATTGCTAAGCAGATCCACGATTCTATGCCTCAACCAGTAAAAGAGCTTGGTTCAGACGTAGATCAAAAAGTTCGCCAAGTTATCCAAGGCCAACTAAACAAGCTAGACGTTGTGAGCCGTGAAGAGTTTGATGTTCAAACACAAGTACTGCTTCGCACTCGCCAAAAGCTAACTGAAATGGAACAAAAGCTAGCTGACTTAGAAGCAAAGATTGCCGATAAGTAA
- a CDS encoding multidrug efflux RND transporter permease subunit produces the protein MRFTDVFIKRPVLAVSISFLIALLGLQAIFKMQVREYPEMTNTVVTVTTSYYGASADLIQGFITQPLEQAVAQADNIDYMTSSSVLGSSTITVNMKLNTDPNAALSDILAKTNSVRSQLPKEAEDPTVTMSTGSTTAVLYIGFTSDELVSSQITDYLERVINPQLFTVNGVSKVDLYGGMKYALRVWLDPSKMAAVNLTATDVMSVLNANNYQSATGQATGEFVLYNGSADTQVSNTEELENLVVRSGEGEIIRLSDIAKVSLEKSHDVYRASANGQEAVVAAINAAPSANPINIAADVLELLPQLEKNLPSNISMNVMYDSTIAINESIQEVIKTILEAALIVLIVITLFLGSFRAVLIPIVTIPLSLIGVAMVMQAMGFSWNLMTLLAMVLAIGLVVDDAIVVLENVDRHIKLGESPFRAAIIGTREIAVPVIAMTLTLGAVYAPIAMMGGITGSLFKEFALTLAGSVFVSGIVALTLSPMMCSKMLKAHAEPSKFEQKVHSVLDGMTNRYERMLGAVMNHRPVFIGFAIIVFASLPMLFKFIPSELAPSEDKGVIMLMGTAPSNANLDFMQNTMNDVNKILSDQPEVAYAQVFTGVPNANQAFGIASMVPWSEREASQSEVANRVGGLVKDVPGMAVTAFQMPELPGAGSGLPIQFVITTPNSFESLFQITTDILTDVATNPLFVYSDLDLNYDSATMKVHIDKDKAGAYGVTMQDIGITLGTMMSDGYVNRIDLNGRSYEVIPQVERKFRLNPESMNNYYVRAADGNAVPLGSLITIDVVAEPRSLPHFNQLNSATIGAVPAPGAAMGDAIAWFEDTAANKLPSGYNHDYMGEARQYVTEGSALYATFGLALAIIFLVLAIQFESLKDPLVIMVSVPLAICGALIALAWGAATMNIYSQVGLITLVGLITKHGILICEVAKEEQLHHHKTRIEAVMEAAKVRLRPILMTTAAMIAGLIPLMYASGAGAAQRFSIGIVIVAGLAIGTIFTLFVLPVIYSYLAEKHKPLPVFVEDKDLEKLARVDEAKAAHRELADNK, from the coding sequence ATGCGCTTTACTGATGTTTTTATTAAACGTCCAGTTCTAGCGGTATCCATCAGCTTTTTGATTGCGCTGCTTGGCTTACAAGCAATCTTCAAAATGCAGGTGCGTGAATACCCTGAAATGACGAATACCGTCGTAACCGTAACCACGAGTTACTACGGTGCAAGTGCCGATCTTATCCAAGGCTTTATCACCCAGCCCCTCGAACAGGCTGTGGCTCAAGCGGATAACATCGACTATATGACTTCTTCTTCTGTGCTCGGTAGTTCTACTATTACCGTGAACATGAAGTTGAACACCGACCCGAATGCGGCGCTGTCTGACATACTAGCCAAGACTAACTCGGTGCGTTCTCAGCTTCCTAAAGAAGCCGAAGATCCAACCGTAACCATGTCTACCGGTTCAACGACAGCTGTACTCTACATTGGTTTTACCAGTGATGAGTTGGTGTCGAGCCAAATTACCGACTACCTAGAGCGTGTAATCAACCCGCAACTATTCACGGTAAATGGTGTATCTAAAGTCGACCTTTATGGTGGTATGAAATACGCACTGCGCGTATGGCTAGATCCATCAAAAATGGCAGCTGTTAACCTAACTGCTACTGATGTTATGTCGGTATTGAATGCCAACAACTACCAGTCAGCGACAGGTCAAGCTACTGGCGAATTCGTTCTTTATAACGGCAGTGCCGATACACAAGTATCAAACACTGAAGAGTTAGAGAACTTAGTCGTTAGAAGTGGTGAAGGTGAGATTATCCGTCTGTCTGACATCGCTAAGGTTTCTCTAGAGAAAAGCCACGACGTTTATCGTGCAAGTGCGAACGGTCAGGAGGCGGTTGTTGCAGCAATTAATGCGGCACCAAGTGCGAACCCAATCAACATCGCTGCAGATGTACTTGAGCTTCTTCCTCAGCTAGAGAAGAACCTTCCAAGCAACATCTCAATGAACGTAATGTACGATTCAACCATTGCGATTAACGAGTCAATTCAAGAAGTTATCAAGACAATTCTTGAAGCGGCATTAATCGTATTGATCGTAATTACCTTGTTCTTAGGTTCATTCCGAGCGGTACTGATCCCTATCGTTACTATCCCACTGTCGTTGATTGGTGTAGCAATGGTAATGCAGGCAATGGGCTTCTCTTGGAACCTGATGACGCTACTGGCAATGGTACTCGCCATCGGTCTGGTGGTTGATGATGCGATCGTAGTACTTGAGAACGTCGACAGGCATATCAAGCTCGGGGAGTCCCCTTTCCGCGCTGCGATCATCGGTACTCGTGAAATTGCGGTCCCTGTTATCGCAATGACACTCACGCTAGGTGCGGTATACGCTCCAATCGCGATGATGGGCGGTATCACGGGCTCGCTATTTAAAGAGTTCGCATTAACCCTAGCCGGTTCTGTATTTGTATCGGGTATCGTGGCACTTACGCTGTCGCCAATGATGTGTTCAAAAATGCTAAAAGCTCACGCTGAGCCGAGCAAATTTGAGCAGAAAGTTCATAGCGTTTTGGATGGCATGACTAACCGTTACGAGCGTATGCTTGGCGCGGTTATGAACCACCGCCCAGTATTCATTGGTTTTGCGATCATCGTATTTGCAAGCTTGCCGATGCTGTTTAAGTTCATCCCTAGTGAATTAGCACCTTCAGAAGATAAAGGTGTAATCATGCTGATGGGTACGGCACCATCTAATGCGAACTTAGACTTCATGCAAAATACCATGAACGACGTAAACAAGATTCTGTCTGATCAGCCAGAAGTAGCTTACGCGCAGGTGTTCACAGGTGTTCCTAATGCAAACCAAGCGTTTGGTATTGCATCTATGGTTCCTTGGAGTGAGCGTGAAGCAAGCCAATCTGAGGTAGCAAACCGGGTTGGTGGTTTGGTGAAAGATGTACCTGGAATGGCAGTAACAGCCTTCCAAATGCCAGAGCTTCCAGGTGCGGGTTCAGGTCTTCCAATTCAGTTTGTTATTACAACGCCAAACAGTTTTGAGAGCTTGTTCCAAATCACCACTGACATCTTGACTGATGTAGCGACAAATCCACTATTCGTATACTCGGATCTCGATCTAAACTACGACTCAGCAACGATGAAAGTACACATCGACAAGGATAAAGCGGGCGCATACGGCGTAACCATGCAAGATATCGGTATCACGCTAGGTACCATGATGTCAGATGGCTACGTAAACCGTATCGACTTGAATGGTCGTTCTTACGAGGTTATCCCTCAGGTTGAACGTAAATTCCGTTTGAACCCAGAATCGATGAATAACTACTACGTACGTGCTGCGGACGGTAATGCTGTACCACTAGGCAGTTTGATTACGATTGATGTTGTGGCAGAGCCTCGCTCTCTTCCTCACTTCAACCAATTGAACTCAGCTACGATTGGTGCAGTACCTGCTCCAGGCGCTGCAATGGGTGATGCAATTGCATGGTTTGAAGACACGGCGGCGAATAAGCTTCCAAGTGGCTACAACCACGATTACATGGGTGAAGCACGTCAATACGTAACTGAAGGTAGCGCACTTTACGCGACCTTTGGTCTAGCACTGGCTATCATCTTCTTGGTACTAGCGATTCAATTCGAATCTCTGAAAGATCCATTGGTTATCATGGTATCTGTTCCACTGGCGATCTGTGGTGCCCTAATCGCTCTGGCTTGGGGTGCGGCAACGATGAATATCTACTCGCAAGTGGGTTTGATCACCTTAGTCGGCCTAATTACCAAGCACGGTATCTTGATCTGTGAAGTTGCAAAAGAAGAACAGTTGCATCATCACAAGACTCGTATCGAAGCGGTAATGGAAGCTGCGAAGGTTCGTCTTCGTCCAATCCTGATGACAACAGCTGCGATGATCGCGGGTCTAATCCCACTGATGTACGCAAGTGGTGCGGGTGCAGCTCAGCGCTTTAGTATTGGTATCGTAATCGTTGCTGGTCTAGCGATTGGTACTATCTTCACGCTATTTGTACTGCCAGTGATTTACAGCTACTTGGCTGAAAAACACAAACCTCTACCTGTATTTGTAGAAGACAAAGACCTAGAAAAGCTAGCTCGCGTCGATGAAGCAAAAGCAGCACACAGAGAATTAGCTGATAATAAGTAA
- a CDS encoding efflux RND transporter periplasmic adaptor subunit gives MKKWTFFMLLIAVLLFGSVIGFNMFKQQKIAEYMANRPEPEFPVTVTEVQPIDWVPVIEAIGFIEPNQGVTLANETSGVIDQISFESGTDVKSGQQLVRLDSDVEKANLKSSEARLPAAKAKYKRYQGLFKKGSISKEAYDEAEANYFSLSADIESLKASIERREIRAPFDGTVGIRNVYLGQYLQSGTDIVRLEDTSVMRLRFTVSQTDISRINVGQAIDIFVDAYPETPFEGSISAIEPAVSIQSGLIQVQADIPNNDGKLRSGMFARANIILPKLENQVTLPQTAITFTLYGDNVYILTEEDGVQRVAQHVVKVGERTADIAHILEGVKDGDTVVTSGQVRLSNGAKVKVVESDAITPPSETPKL, from the coding sequence ATGAAAAAGTGGACTTTCTTCATGTTACTCATCGCTGTACTACTTTTCGGCAGCGTTATTGGGTTTAACATGTTCAAACAACAAAAAATTGCTGAGTATATGGCCAACCGCCCTGAACCAGAGTTTCCAGTAACGGTAACTGAAGTTCAGCCGATCGACTGGGTTCCAGTGATTGAAGCTATCGGCTTCATCGAACCTAACCAAGGTGTGACACTAGCGAACGAGACCAGCGGTGTTATTGACCAGATCTCTTTCGAGTCAGGTACTGATGTTAAGAGTGGTCAGCAACTGGTGCGTCTTGATTCTGACGTAGAGAAAGCAAACCTAAAGAGTTCTGAAGCTCGTTTGCCTGCTGCGAAAGCAAAATACAAGCGTTACCAAGGTCTATTCAAGAAAGGTTCTATCTCTAAAGAAGCGTACGATGAAGCAGAAGCGAACTACTTCTCTCTATCTGCTGACATTGAAAGCCTAAAAGCATCGATCGAGCGTCGTGAAATTCGCGCGCCATTCGACGGTACTGTTGGTATTCGTAACGTATACCTAGGCCAATACCTACAATCGGGTACAGATATCGTTCGTTTAGAAGATACCAGTGTGATGCGCCTGCGCTTCACAGTTTCTCAAACTGATATCTCTCGTATCAATGTTGGTCAGGCTATCGACATCTTTGTTGATGCTTACCCAGAGACACCGTTTGAAGGATCTATCAGTGCAATTGAACCAGCTGTAAGCATCCAAAGTGGTCTTATCCAAGTTCAAGCAGACATTCCAAACAATGATGGCAAGCTTCGTAGCGGTATGTTCGCTCGCGCTAACATCATTCTGCCTAAATTAGAGAACCAAGTAACTCTGCCTCAAACAGCGATTACTTTCACTCTATACGGTGACAATGTTTACATCCTGACTGAAGAAGACGGCGTTCAACGTGTTGCTCAACATGTTGTTAAAGTAGGTGAACGTACAGCTGATATTGCACACATCCTTGAAGGCGTTAAAGACGGCGATACGGTTGTAACTTCTGGCCAAGTACGTCTAAGTAACGGTGCCAAAGTTAAGGTTGTTGAAAGTGATGCAATCACTCCACCATCTGAAACACCTAAGCTGTAA
- a CDS encoding TetR/AcrR family transcriptional regulator, with protein sequence MTTHAPRDKRQQILSAAEKLIAEVGFQGLSMQKLAKEAGVAAGTIYRYFDDKEHLIEDVRMLVTQRVADAVQEGVNDSDPIKQRYRTMWLNIWNLAGTNLAAIKNRVQYDSLPITNSLNFRELERKMFAQVELLFNEGKEQGLFKPLNNEVLGGLSLAASVSLARKHSLGFYQLDEAELESAIEASWDAIIKH encoded by the coding sequence ATGACAACTCATGCACCTCGGGATAAACGCCAGCAAATACTTTCTGCAGCTGAAAAGCTAATTGCAGAGGTCGGTTTCCAAGGCCTTTCAATGCAAAAATTAGCCAAAGAAGCGGGAGTGGCTGCAGGCACTATCTATCGCTACTTCGATGATAAAGAGCACTTGATAGAAGATGTTCGAATGCTCGTGACTCAAAGAGTAGCTGATGCTGTTCAAGAAGGGGTTAATGATTCGGATCCAATTAAACAACGCTACCGTACTATGTGGTTGAACATATGGAACTTAGCAGGAACGAATTTAGCCGCAATAAAAAATCGAGTTCAGTATGACTCTCTACCCATCACAAATAGCCTAAACTTCAGGGAACTAGAACGTAAAATGTTTGCCCAAGTTGAGCTGCTATTTAATGAGGGTAAAGAACAAGGATTGTTTAAACCACTTAACAATGAAGTATTAGGTGGATTGAGCTTGGCGGCTAGTGTTTCTCTAGCACGCAAGCATTCTTTAGGATTTTACCAACTTGATGAGGCAGAACTAGAATCTGCAATCGAAGCCAGTTGGGACGCAATAATTAAACACTAG